From the genome of Papaver somniferum cultivar HN1 chromosome 2, ASM357369v1, whole genome shotgun sequence, one region includes:
- the LOC113352536 gene encoding uncharacterized protein LOC113352536, translated as MRMKVLMKIYKVSETIDPGTLDPDKNNVAIGLLPECLVLQLPLPISVLINVSANAKFTTGKGLTQGDPLSPFLFLIVSEALNLSLQTGNEQGYLGGFSMSQNGVHISHLQFADDTLVFLDDSIEQMNFLRFYMLGFEMLSGLHIKFQSAAFLVWREVNLAPMARMLGSIQRFCLLRTLVSHWETPYWALRSGKVSLTESLPSWKRSSLSKAGKLTLIKSVLLSIPIHMLSLFIAPPKVVKAIEKVIRDFLWDAADTKKGYHYVKWKTCCLPLKAGG; from the exons atgagaatgaaggtacttaTGAAAATCTATAAAGTTtcggaaacaattgatcctggtacattggacccagacaaaaacaatgtcgCCATTGGATTactaccagaatgtcttgttctacaa ttgccattacctATTTCAGTGTTGATTAACGTCTCGGCTAATGCAAAATTTACCACTGGAAAGGGGCTgactcaaggtgatcctctctCCCCGTTTCTCTTTCTGATAGTTTCAGAAGCTTTAAACCTCTCGTTGCAAACAGGTAATGAGCAAGGTTACTTAGGAGGTTTCTCGATGAGCCAAAATGGTGTACACATAAGTCACTTACAGTTCGCGGATGATACGTTGGTGTTCCTGGACGACTCCATTGAACAAATGAACTTCTTGAGGTTTTATATGCTTGGATTTGAAATGCTCTCAGGTTTGCATATAAAATTTCAAAGTGCAGCATTTTTGGTGTGGCGGGAAGTGAATTTGGCTCCAATGGCGAGGATGTTAGGGTCAATCCAGAGGTTTTGCCTTCTTCGTACCTTGGTCTCCCACTGGGAGACTCCTTATTGGGCGCTCAGAAGTGGGAAAGTATCATTGACAGAATCTCTACCCTCTTGGAAACGTTCAAGCCTCTCTAAGGCGGGTAAATTAACGTTAATCAAAAGTGTTCTGTTAAGTATCCCTATACACATGCTTTCTCTCTTTATAGCTCCTCCAAAAGTTGTTAAAGCAATTGAAAAGGTCATAAGAGATTTTTTATGGGACGCCGCAGACACCAAGAAAGGTTATCATTATGTCAAATGGAAGACATGTTGCTTACCGCTTAAAGCAGGGGGCTAG